A window from Chryseobacterium vaccae encodes these proteins:
- a CDS encoding T9SS type A sorting domain-containing protein — translation MKKLVKTLVAIYCLVSTSIYAQNSIEVKESSSFVEDTNGKDISKRNELDGTAPNRFREAEAPDWTKAPNSYIFDPSLAAEGLIIPVKKAFAMWTDGGYLKGSGIPSGKMTAEILWEDAHGLIRSNPGYSLEILDSGENAKIKVPINKTKKGNAVIALKINKDIYWSWHVWVTDDPTNGSTYKSFNEIKRLRSDGTIEPIPDADWGWMDRNLGALSSSITSSDWNRSIGLLYQWGRKDPIPPLITRANDFYEVSGSIGRVRHRGAKNLTNAVNIDALTKTVLLSNAEVGKNIMLSVKNPLSLIYINKDDNSGQAYYNNNANLPVNWFGRLAGMADSELSELNLWSDNSQGKIKTDYNNDSSAQPYRDKSPYDPCPNGWRIPSMLVANLASQSYTDDIRIDFSPFGVRTNMPKNVFEANRYHIIKPADMGTPAFMTGFKVYPNLGFDLSNVGGLNMGVFPGSGQLIRNAHLGQYSDQHHTALWTATLARHFDASPAVSVRGLTMIPDKGQPDIPDPGYPNIKGRFFYMPASGMYTSDANGCRCIKDPLYTVNSYDFPTQYLASSVEYKEGIDDPNTYQAVKSAQPSTIEIPVNKAFSIQSQMLNNPDILNPSSFNSLKANVLWTTNTGLISKVSMINASPSSLQDLGNSRIAVEINPNQSGNAVVTLHNGSISAPVYWSWHIWITDTGLGSYTYTTEIPALEATNYVNYVNKADVVLKTEFMDRNLGAAEAFPIVANPLTPNTAELAKIRASAGMHYQWGRKDPIPVFQNADNRSSYNIYLGTATVAGTIAYTTLTPAAYNNLAGSYIIPFNTYAAASNIQDSDQSADKVAKILSYSVKNPLVYMVPSAFAPFNSGNPNYTNGTDWLASEPNMAPDRWGHGGKKSPFDPCPEGWRIPDLTSVSLVSFQDFGQTPWYKKDKNIATSYSAITDYAGARVRNPSTTSTIGYMFINASYVTGNYPNSGSRGFRSVMGNQTPQGTFNVINYQYPGVWTGALNSNYIGRAVNILFNTASTANRFIAFHDNNDPYFGMSCRCVKIKYNAEGKEEGPILGSQIMSLSLNKLPDVLNVSDVKEMKETKITLFPSPVKDVLYINAEEGKDYYYQMYNASGQLVKSGKFENGKINVSSLISGVYLIRINNSKTGVKVIKQ, via the coding sequence ATGAAAAAACTGGTTAAAACTTTGGTGGCAATATATTGCCTCGTGTCGACGAGTATCTATGCCCAAAACAGTATAGAAGTAAAAGAAAGTTCTTCCTTTGTAGAAGATACAAACGGAAAGGATATATCTAAAAGAAATGAACTGGATGGAACTGCTCCTAATCGGTTTCGGGAAGCAGAAGCTCCTGACTGGACAAAAGCTCCGAATAGCTATATTTTTGACCCGTCCCTTGCCGCAGAAGGACTAATTATTCCGGTGAAAAAAGCTTTTGCCATGTGGACCGATGGCGGTTATCTTAAAGGTAGCGGAATTCCATCCGGGAAGATGACAGCGGAAATATTGTGGGAAGACGCTCATGGACTGATCAGATCCAACCCCGGTTACTCATTAGAAATTCTTGATTCCGGAGAAAATGCGAAAATAAAAGTTCCCATTAATAAAACAAAAAAAGGAAATGCAGTTATAGCGCTTAAAATAAACAAGGATATTTACTGGAGCTGGCATGTCTGGGTGACAGATGATCCTACTAATGGATCTACTTATAAAAGTTTTAATGAAATTAAAAGATTAAGATCAGACGGAACAATAGAGCCAATTCCTGATGCTGATTGGGGATGGATGGACCGTAATCTCGGGGCATTAAGCAGCTCCATCACCTCCTCAGACTGGAATCGTAGTATTGGATTACTGTATCAGTGGGGAAGAAAAGATCCTATTCCTCCTTTAATCACAAGAGCGAATGATTTTTATGAAGTATCAGGATCTATAGGAAGAGTAAGGCACAGAGGAGCCAAGAATCTTACCAATGCCGTCAATATTGATGCTCTTACAAAAACTGTTTTGCTCTCAAATGCAGAAGTCGGTAAAAATATTATGCTTTCAGTGAAAAATCCGTTAAGTCTCATCTATATTAATAAAGATGATAACAGTGGCCAGGCCTATTATAATAACAATGCCAATTTGCCGGTCAACTGGTTCGGAAGACTTGCCGGAATGGCAGACAGCGAACTGTCAGAGCTGAATTTGTGGTCTGACAATTCACAGGGGAAAATCAAAACAGACTATAACAACGACAGTAGTGCGCAGCCTTACAGGGATAAATCTCCTTATGATCCCTGTCCCAATGGTTGGCGGATCCCGTCTATGCTGGTGGCCAATCTTGCTTCTCAATCTTATACCGATGATATCAGAATTGATTTTTCACCTTTCGGAGTAAGAACCAATATGCCCAAAAATGTTTTTGAAGCCAACAGATATCATATTATCAAGCCTGCCGATATGGGAACTCCTGCATTTATGACAGGCTTCAAAGTATATCCAAATTTAGGGTTCGATCTTTCAAACGTAGGCGGGTTAAATATGGGAGTATTTCCAGGATCCGGACAGCTGATCCGGAATGCTCATCTTGGGCAATATAGTGACCAGCATCACACTGCGCTGTGGACAGCAACACTTGCCAGACATTTTGATGCTTCGCCGGCTGTAAGTGTAAGAGGGCTGACGATGATTCCGGATAAGGGACAGCCTGATATCCCTGATCCGGGTTACCCTAATATTAAAGGAAGATTTTTTTATATGCCGGCGTCCGGAATGTATACCTCGGATGCTAATGGATGCAGATGTATAAAAGACCCTCTGTATACTGTCAATAGCTACGATTTTCCGACACAATACCTGGCTTCTTCGGTAGAGTACAAAGAAGGAATTGATGATCCGAATACCTACCAGGCAGTCAAAAGTGCACAGCCTTCCACCATTGAAATTCCTGTGAATAAAGCATTCTCAATACAAAGCCAGATGCTGAATAATCCGGATATCCTCAATCCGTCAAGTTTTAACAGCTTAAAAGCGAATGTACTATGGACTACAAACACAGGCTTGATTAGCAAGGTTTCTATGATTAATGCTTCTCCCTCGTCACTTCAGGATCTCGGTAATTCCCGGATAGCGGTGGAGATTAATCCTAATCAGAGTGGAAATGCAGTAGTAACCCTGCATAACGGAAGTATCTCGGCTCCGGTTTATTGGAGCTGGCATATCTGGATTACCGATACAGGATTAGGCTCCTACACCTATACTACAGAAATTCCTGCGCTGGAGGCTACGAACTATGTGAATTACGTCAACAAAGCAGATGTCGTACTCAAAACAGAGTTTATGGATAGAAACCTGGGGGCTGCAGAAGCTTTTCCGATTGTAGCTAATCCTCTTACTCCTAATACAGCTGAACTTGCGAAGATTAGAGCGTCTGCCGGAATGCATTATCAATGGGGGCGGAAAGACCCGATTCCTGTTTTTCAGAATGCAGATAACAGAAGTTCCTATAACATCTATCTGGGCACCGCAACCGTTGCCGGAACCATAGCCTATACTACGCTTACTCCCGCTGCATACAATAATCTGGCAGGAAGTTATATTATCCCTTTTAATACCTATGCTGCTGCCTCCAACATACAGGATTCAGATCAATCTGCAGATAAAGTAGCTAAAATATTATCCTATTCTGTGAAGAATCCTCTGGTATATATGGTCCCGAGTGCTTTTGCACCTTTTAACAGCGGAAACCCCAATTATACCAACGGCACAGACTGGCTTGCCAGCGAACCGAATATGGCACCGGACAGATGGGGGCATGGTGGTAAAAAATCACCTTTTGATCCATGTCCTGAAGGTTGGAGAATCCCGGATCTTACCAGTGTTTCGCTCGTCTCATTTCAGGATTTCGGACAAACCCCGTGGTACAAGAAAGATAAAAATATAGCCACATCTTATAGTGCCATTACAGATTATGCCGGGGCAAGAGTCAGAAACCCTTCTACAACTTCTACTATTGGGTATATGTTTATCAATGCCTCTTATGTGACAGGAAATTATCCGAATTCAGGATCACGGGGATTCAGGAGTGTTATGGGAAATCAGACTCCGCAGGGAACATTCAATGTCATTAACTATCAGTATCCGGGAGTATGGACAGGAGCTTTAAACTCCAATTACATAGGTAGGGCCGTCAATATTTTATTTAATACAGCCTCTACGGCGAATCGTTTCATTGCTTTCCATGATAATAATGATCCTTATTTCGGGATGAGCTGCCGATGTGTAAAAATAAAGTATAATGCAGAAGGAAAAGAAGAGGGACCTATTCTGGGTTCTCAGATTATGTCGCTTTCATTGAATAAGCTTCCTGATGTTCTGAATGTTTCTGATGTGAAAGAAATGAAAGAGACAAAGATCACTTTATTTCCAAGTCCGGTTAAGGATGTGCTCTATATTAATGCAGAAGAGGGTAAGGACTATTATTATCAGATGTACAACGCATCGGGCCAGCTTGTAAAATCCGGGAAATTTGAAAATGGAAAAATAAATGTCTCTTCTTTAATTTCCGGAGTGTACCTGATAAGAATAAATAATTCCAAAACAGGAGTGAAAGTCATTAAACAATAA
- a CDS encoding EpsG family protein → MSLLHPYFIIAMIYMLFFSIQEVFGKKVEKKWFWYLGIYLIILVGFRDNVGPDYGSYKGLYIYSDMKSYQSIFMKMLHMEGPDHLDVEWLYTLINKILLNIFNAPFYMLTLVIAIIAIIFKIEYTEDNTFYPFTFTLFMFIPNFFVGESGQIRQNLGTFIVYFAIRYIKEQKFWHYLFFIFLGAGIHSVCYMFLPMYWLARIPLNKPIMLVLIITSVFLSPFEVYRAFGSFLNDMASDNLLVEGFSGYMEESVQRLNGGFGIPEGMMVILTFFLFAFDTKMKELYPYYEYHRNYAVIGICFYFIFRNNPIFSSRLAGTFIAFSYIIIINSMYVVSDGMKKAIYAFIISLVVFNFVVFGFFNNIKIGRFTVELYRNHVLP, encoded by the coding sequence ATGAGTTTACTGCATCCATATTTTATCATTGCAATGATCTATATGCTGTTTTTCAGCATCCAGGAAGTTTTTGGGAAAAAAGTAGAAAAGAAATGGTTCTGGTATCTGGGGATCTACTTAATCATTCTTGTAGGATTCAGAGATAATGTGGGACCGGATTATGGTAGTTATAAAGGGCTGTATATCTACTCAGATATGAAAAGTTACCAGAGTATCTTTATGAAGATGCTCCATATGGAAGGCCCTGACCACCTCGATGTGGAATGGCTCTATACTTTGATCAATAAAATCCTGCTGAACATCTTTAATGCTCCCTTTTATATGCTTACCCTGGTTATTGCTATCATTGCGATAATCTTTAAGATAGAATATACCGAGGATAATACCTTTTATCCCTTTACATTTACGCTGTTTATGTTTATTCCTAACTTTTTTGTTGGGGAAAGTGGCCAGATCAGGCAGAATCTGGGAACTTTCATTGTCTATTTTGCGATACGGTATATTAAAGAGCAGAAATTCTGGCATTACCTCTTCTTTATATTTCTCGGAGCGGGAATTCACAGTGTCTGCTATATGTTCCTTCCCATGTACTGGCTTGCGCGGATACCGTTGAATAAACCCATAATGCTTGTTTTAATCATTACCTCTGTGTTTCTGTCACCATTTGAGGTGTACAGGGCATTTGGTAGCTTTTTGAATGATATGGCATCAGATAATCTGCTTGTAGAAGGTTTCAGCGGATATATGGAAGAATCTGTTCAGAGGCTGAATGGTGGTTTCGGAATTCCGGAAGGAATGATGGTTATCCTCACATTTTTCCTGTTTGCTTTTGATACCAAAATGAAAGAGCTTTACCCTTATTACGAGTATCATAGAAATTATGCAGTAATTGGGATTTGTTTCTATTTTATCTTCAGGAACAATCCTATATTTTCTTCAAGGCTTGCAGGAACATTTATAGCATTTTCATATATCATCATCATCAATTCCATGTATGTGGTTTCAGATGGAATGAAAAAAGCGATCTATGCATTCATTATCTCTCTTGTTGTCTTCAATTTTGTAGTTTTCGGATTCTTTAATAATATTAAGATCGGACGATTTACAGTAGAACTCTACAGAAATCATGTGCTTCCATAA
- a CDS encoding MMPL family transporter, translated as MQTRFYKVMHHFFIFLYYLISKNKILSVAAAVGIALICGFFASKINFEEDINQIIPKNEKSDLTAKVLKQLNFSDKIIVIIENKSNEDSYHLSETADTFMSKIEPLKKYIGAVQGKVNDNEISETFDFVNQNLPLFLDKNDYKEIERKLQKDSIAQQVENNYIALASPTSLVTKEFIKKDPLGITYLGIKKLNALNISQDFRLEDNYIVTKDGKSLLLFIEPKNKSNDTKNNEAFIDQLNTVKDSINKEFKGKTELSYFGSPVIAVANAKQIKKDIQNTVMISMTVLLVLLIYYFRNFFTPIIVFLPTVFSVLLALLILYFIKDKISAISLSVGAILIGITIDYALHILTHYKHNNNIEELYKEITQPIILSSATTSVSFLCLVFVRSEALKDLGIFAAITVILSSITALIIVPQLYKPKIKEGKPSINFIDKIGSYPYERNKPLIIGCSLLIIACLFGFRHVGFNEDIGDLNYIPKELKISEAKLQKLSDITSKSIYTISYGDSENEALTRNSQLAHFLEKEKQQGKILSYNSLGSVVLSEKDQQQRIENWKKFWDGDKKNRTILELVNNGNKLGFNSSAFTGFNDVLNKEYPILSLKDYEKVKALQISEFLSSEKGFYTVSNVVKVDEKKRDAFIKDIEKQHEALAIDRQQMNENFLGLLKRDFSTLINYSLLAIILTIIVFFRNFELTVLTMFPIVLTGVVTAGILYFLGLELNIFSTVVCTLVFGVGDDFSIFLTKAMQKEHTTGKNELPTYRTSIILAVFTTILSIGSLIFAKHPALHSLALVALIGMFSVIVITSTLYPFWFRLLITNRAKKGLSPITFRLFLRSVFSFLYYGLGGFVFSLIGSIFIRRAQGRTLDIIKLVLAKFLSSVLHTTPLVKKKVIKNPAEDFSKPAVIIANHTSFLDTLAIAMATHKIIYLVNDWVYDSPVFGRLVKALGFYPVSQGIENGKEKLKEKINQGYSLVVFPEAERSYTNDVKRFHKGAFYLAEEFGLDILPLYIHGNSEVLPKGDFIIYDGSITVKVGERISKDDMSFGKNYSERTKKINAYFRQKFAELRNEIEDENYFKKKLFLSYLYKESEVVNEVKADFKANKSVYFELNKHIPKEANILHIADDFGQKDVLLTLYQAERKIFSLIQDDERRAIAAHNYLVKRRKLHYIKNVSEVTKSIDVLLISDKNFDISSLQHIPGTIIYLNQESSPLNHSDYHEEFSSEAIKIFKKH; from the coding sequence TTGCAGACTCGATTTTACAAGGTAATGCATCATTTCTTTATATTTTTATATTATCTGATCTCAAAAAACAAAATTCTTTCTGTGGCTGCTGCTGTGGGAATTGCTTTGATATGTGGATTTTTTGCTTCAAAAATAAATTTTGAAGAAGATATTAACCAGATAATCCCTAAGAACGAAAAATCTGATCTTACCGCTAAAGTCCTTAAGCAGCTTAATTTCTCGGATAAGATTATTGTCATCATAGAGAACAAGTCTAATGAGGATAGCTATCATCTTTCTGAGACTGCAGATACTTTCATGAGCAAGATTGAGCCTCTGAAAAAATACATTGGTGCTGTACAGGGAAAAGTAAATGACAATGAAATTTCCGAAACCTTTGATTTTGTCAACCAGAATCTGCCACTGTTCCTTGATAAAAATGATTATAAGGAAATTGAACGAAAGCTTCAGAAAGACAGCATTGCCCAACAGGTAGAAAATAATTATATTGCTCTGGCTTCTCCTACAAGTCTTGTCACAAAAGAATTCATCAAAAAAGACCCTCTGGGAATTACCTATCTGGGAATTAAAAAATTAAACGCTTTAAATATCAGCCAGGATTTCAGGCTTGAAGACAATTACATCGTCACCAAAGACGGAAAGAGTCTCCTGCTTTTTATTGAACCTAAGAACAAAAGCAACGACACGAAAAACAATGAGGCTTTTATTGACCAGCTTAATACAGTAAAGGATAGTATCAACAAAGAATTCAAAGGAAAAACAGAGCTCAGCTATTTTGGCTCTCCGGTAATCGCAGTTGCCAATGCCAAACAGATCAAAAAAGATATTCAGAATACCGTAATGATCTCTATGACGGTACTTCTGGTGCTTCTGATCTATTATTTCAGGAACTTTTTCACTCCAATTATTGTATTTCTTCCCACCGTCTTTTCTGTATTATTAGCCCTGCTGATTCTTTACTTCATTAAAGATAAAATCTCTGCCATCTCTCTAAGTGTAGGAGCTATACTTATTGGGATTACTATTGATTATGCCCTGCATATTCTTACCCACTATAAACATAATAACAATATTGAAGAACTTTACAAAGAGATTACCCAGCCAATTATACTGAGCAGTGCCACAACTTCCGTATCTTTCCTATGTCTGGTTTTTGTACGTTCTGAAGCCTTAAAAGATCTTGGAATTTTTGCTGCCATCACGGTAATTCTTTCTTCAATAACGGCGCTGATCATCGTCCCCCAGCTTTACAAACCAAAAATAAAAGAAGGGAAACCCAGCATCAATTTCATCGACAAGATCGGGTCTTATCCTTATGAGAGAAATAAACCGCTGATTATTGGCTGCTCTCTTCTCATTATTGCGTGTCTGTTCGGATTCCGGCATGTTGGATTCAATGAGGATATTGGTGACCTGAACTATATTCCCAAAGAATTAAAAATAAGTGAGGCAAAACTTCAGAAGCTTTCTGATATTACGTCTAAATCTATTTATACCATTTCTTACGGAGATTCTGAAAATGAAGCTCTCACCAGAAACTCCCAGCTGGCTCATTTCCTTGAAAAAGAAAAGCAACAGGGAAAAATTTTAAGCTACAACTCACTGGGAAGTGTTGTTCTTTCCGAAAAAGACCAGCAGCAGAGAATAGAAAACTGGAAAAAGTTCTGGGATGGAGACAAAAAGAACAGAACCATTTTGGAATTAGTGAACAATGGGAATAAGCTAGGCTTCAACAGCAGTGCATTTACCGGCTTCAATGATGTTTTAAATAAAGAGTATCCGATATTAAGCCTGAAAGATTACGAAAAGGTAAAAGCCCTGCAGATCTCTGAATTCCTAAGCAGTGAAAAAGGATTTTACACCGTTTCCAATGTGGTAAAAGTGGATGAAAAGAAAAGAGATGCTTTTATTAAAGATATTGAGAAACAACATGAAGCTCTGGCTATCGACCGCCAGCAGATGAATGAAAACTTTTTGGGACTTCTGAAAAGAGACTTCAGTACCCTGATCAATTATTCTTTACTGGCTATTATTCTGACGATCATTGTTTTCTTCAGAAATTTTGAACTGACCGTCCTTACCATGTTCCCTATCGTTCTGACCGGAGTGGTAACAGCAGGTATCTTATATTTTCTGGGTCTGGAACTGAATATTTTCAGTACTGTGGTATGTACTCTTGTCTTCGGAGTCGGTGATGATTTCAGCATCTTCCTTACCAAGGCTATGCAGAAGGAGCACACTACAGGAAAAAATGAGCTTCCTACATACAGAACTTCAATTATTCTGGCTGTATTCACTACTATTTTATCCATTGGCTCCCTGATCTTTGCTAAACACCCCGCCCTTCATTCTCTGGCTTTGGTTGCCCTGATTGGAATGTTCTCGGTAATTGTTATTACTTCCACATTATATCCGTTCTGGTTCAGGCTGCTGATTACCAACAGAGCGAAAAAAGGACTTTCCCCCATCACTTTCAGATTATTCCTGCGGTCTGTATTTTCATTTTTGTATTACGGACTGGGAGGGTTTGTATTTTCACTGATCGGAAGTATTTTCATCAGAAGAGCACAAGGCAGAACTCTGGATATCATCAAATTGGTTTTGGCTAAATTTTTATCCTCCGTATTGCACACGACCCCTCTCGTAAAGAAAAAGGTCATTAAAAATCCGGCAGAAGATTTCAGTAAACCGGCTGTGATCATTGCCAACCATACTTCTTTCCTCGATACTCTTGCCATTGCTATGGCTACCCATAAAATTATATATCTTGTCAATGACTGGGTATATGACTCCCCGGTTTTCGGAAGACTGGTAAAAGCGTTGGGCTTCTATCCGGTTTCACAAGGAATAGAAAATGGAAAGGAAAAGCTGAAAGAAAAGATTAATCAGGGGTATTCTCTGGTGGTTTTCCCGGAGGCAGAACGTTCCTATACCAACGATGTTAAAAGATTTCACAAAGGAGCATTTTATCTGGCTGAAGAATTCGGATTGGATATTCTCCCGCTATACATCCACGGAAATTCTGAGGTACTTCCCAAAGGAGATTTCATCATCTATGACGGAAGCATCACGGTGAAAGTTGGTGAAAGGATCAGCAAAGATGATATGAGTTTCGGAAAAAACTATTCTGAAAGAACGAAAAAGATCAATGCCTATTTCAGACAGAAGTTTGCAGAGCTCAGAAATGAAATTGAAGATGAAAATTACTTTAAGAAAAAACTGTTCTTAAGTTATTTATACAAAGAAAGTGAGGTAGTAAACGAGGTAAAAGCTGACTTTAAAGCCAACAAATCTGTTTACTTTGAATTGAATAAACACATTCCGAAAGAAGCCAATATCCTGCATATAGCTGATGATTTCGGACAAAAAGATGTTCTCCTTACCCTTTATCAGGCCGAAAGAAAAATCTTTTCTCTGATTCAGGATGACGAGAGGAGAGCCATTGCAGCTCATAATTATCTCGTAAAAAGAAGAAAACTTCATTATATAAAGAATGTTTCTGAAGTGACTAAAAGTATCGATGTGCTTCTGATTTCGGATAAGAATTTTGATATCAGCTCGCTTCAGCATATTCCCGGGACCATTATTTACCTGAACCAGGAATCTTCGCCCCTGAACCATTCGGATTATCATGAAGAATTCAGCTCTGAAGCAATAAAAATATTCAAAAAACACTAA
- a CDS encoding dialkylrecorsinol condensing enzyme DarA has protein sequence MKKNILVIYYSQTGQLEDIVKNMALPFEAKKEEYDVTYYNIRLKEDFPFPWPEDVFFDTFPESYLQIPKEILPPSDEILNKKYDLILFGYQVWYLTPSIPIISFLKSGFAEKILKDTDVVTISGTRNMWMLSQEKLKVYLRDLRANLVGNIALVDRHDNYTSVLTILRWLTTGQKEKSGMLPAAGVSDEEISGSVKYGRIIEKHFSNNSLQNLQPELVKNGAIEIRPFLVRVEKVGNKIFTVWSNLIIKKKEKRPLLIKFFKVYLMAAIWIISPVVLVLHLLTTPIFWFKRQKQKRYLQGINLK, from the coding sequence ATGAAAAAAAATATACTCGTTATATATTACTCACAAACCGGGCAACTGGAAGATATTGTGAAAAACATGGCTCTGCCTTTTGAAGCTAAAAAGGAGGAGTATGATGTCACGTATTACAATATTCGCCTGAAAGAAGATTTCCCTTTTCCATGGCCGGAAGATGTTTTTTTCGATACTTTTCCGGAATCTTACCTTCAGATCCCGAAAGAGATCTTACCCCCTTCTGATGAGATTCTGAATAAAAAATATGACCTCATCCTGTTCGGTTACCAGGTTTGGTATCTTACCCCGTCTATTCCGATCATCTCTTTCCTGAAAAGCGGATTTGCAGAGAAGATCCTGAAAGACACAGATGTGGTTACCATTTCCGGAACCCGCAATATGTGGATGCTTTCCCAGGAAAAACTGAAGGTATATTTAAGGGACCTGAGGGCAAATCTGGTAGGAAATATTGCTTTAGTAGACCGTCATGACAATTACACCAGTGTACTAACGATCCTTCGATGGCTGACTACGGGGCAGAAAGAAAAATCAGGAATGCTTCCTGCAGCAGGAGTTTCGGATGAAGAAATTTCAGGGTCTGTAAAGTATGGCCGGATTATAGAAAAACATTTCAGTAACAATAGTTTACAGAACCTTCAGCCTGAGCTGGTAAAGAACGGAGCCATAGAAATCCGCCCTTTCCTGGTACGGGTAGAAAAAGTAGGAAACAAGATTTTCACCGTATGGTCGAACCTGATTATCAAGAAAAAAGAAAAACGTCCATTGCTGATAAAATTCTTTAAGGTATATTTGATGGCGGCGATTTGGATTATTTCACCGGTCGTTCTGGTTTTACACTTACTGACAACCCCTATTTTCTGGTTTAAAAGACAAAAACAAAAAAGATATTTACAAGGAATTAATTTAAAATAG
- a CDS encoding beta-ketoacyl-ACP synthase III — MYDVFITKASAYLPNNPVSNDEMEAYLGLINDAPSKARSLILRNNKITTRYYALDKEGNPTHTNAQLTANAIKGLFDENFKKEDMKLLSVGTTSPDQIQPSHASMVHGELNIGKSIEINTATGLCNSGMNALNYGFLSVKAGVHENAVCAGSERMSAWMTADKFNHEAENLKLLEERPIIAFKREFLRWMLSDGAGSFLLENKPRENSISLKIEFIDFYSYAHEIEACMYAGCDKQEDGSLKSWADYPSDEWLKQSIFAIKQDTKILDKYILVKGAESLRSSFDKHNLDPEKIDHVLAHISSGYFKEGLKDEFAKKGMDFPAEKWFYNLSDIGNIGAGSIFVALKDLMNSGKLKKGEKVLLCVPESGRFAYSCSLLTVC; from the coding sequence ATGTACGACGTATTTATAACAAAAGCATCAGCATATTTACCGAATAACCCGGTATCGAATGATGAAATGGAGGCCTATTTAGGTTTGATTAATGATGCTCCTTCTAAAGCGAGATCACTGATCTTAAGAAATAATAAAATTACGACAAGATACTATGCTTTAGATAAAGAAGGAAATCCTACCCACACTAATGCACAGCTTACGGCAAATGCTATTAAAGGACTGTTCGACGAAAATTTCAAAAAAGAAGACATGAAGCTGCTATCGGTAGGAACTACCTCTCCTGACCAGATCCAGCCTTCACACGCTTCTATGGTTCACGGCGAACTGAACATCGGAAAATCTATTGAAATTAATACCGCAACAGGCCTGTGCAACTCCGGAATGAATGCGCTTAACTACGGGTTCCTTTCAGTAAAAGCTGGTGTACACGAAAATGCGGTATGTGCAGGTTCCGAGAGAATGTCTGCCTGGATGACTGCAGATAAATTCAACCATGAAGCTGAAAATTTAAAACTACTGGAAGAAAGACCTATTATCGCTTTCAAAAGAGAATTCCTGAGATGGATGCTTTCTGATGGTGCAGGATCTTTTTTACTGGAAAATAAACCTAGAGAGAACAGTATTTCTTTAAAGATTGAATTTATAGATTTCTACTCTTATGCTCACGAAATTGAAGCCTGTATGTATGCAGGATGCGATAAGCAGGAAGACGGAAGCCTTAAATCATGGGCCGATTATCCTTCAGATGAATGGCTGAAGCAGTCTATTTTCGCCATCAAACAGGATACAAAGATCCTTGATAAATACATTCTGGTAAAAGGTGCTGAAAGTTTAAGATCTTCTTTCGATAAACATAACCTTGATCCTGAAAAGATTGATCACGTTCTGGCTCACATTTCGTCCGGCTACTTTAAAGAGGGGCTGAAGGATGAATTTGCCAAAAAAGGAATGGATTTCCCTGCAGAAAAATGGTTTTACAACCTTTCTGACATCGGAAATATTGGGGCAGGATCTATCTTTGTAGCACTGAAAGATCTTATGAATTCCGGAAAACTGAAAAAAGGGGAAAAAGTTCTTCTGTGCGTTCCTGAAAGCGGAAGATTTGCCTATTCTTGTTCATTATTAACGGTTTGCTAA
- a CDS encoding ABC transporter permease → MEIKEDQLINIHNFLPHRTPMLMADYILELTEEKVVTSFEIKEDNVFVHNNKFAECGLIENLAQTCSSIMGQSFFENPEADTKVIGFITNIKKIEIFALPKVGDKIISKASLISQYENICNIFCETFHRDEILIRAEINLFIQEVKS, encoded by the coding sequence ATGGAAATTAAGGAAGACCAACTCATCAATATACACAACTTTCTGCCGCACCGCACACCGATGCTGATGGCAGATTATATCCTGGAATTGACCGAAGAAAAGGTTGTAACTTCCTTTGAAATAAAAGAAGACAATGTCTTTGTCCACAATAATAAATTTGCAGAATGCGGCCTGATTGAAAACCTTGCCCAGACCTGTTCCTCCATCATGGGACAAAGCTTCTTCGAAAATCCTGAAGCAGATACCAAAGTGATTGGTTTTATTACCAACATCAAGAAGATAGAAATCTTCGCTCTTCCCAAAGTTGGAGATAAGATTATTTCCAAAGCTTCACTTATATCACAGTATGAGAATATCTGCAATATTTTCTGTGAAACTTTTCACCGTGATGAAATACTGATCAGGGCAGAGATCAACCTTTTTATTCAGGAGGTGAAATCTTAA